GTTCTGGTCATCGATTTCGATGCGGCCTGCTTCCGCCGGCACCAGGCCGACGATCATATAGAAGCTGGTCGTTTTGCCCGCGCCATTCGGCCCGAGCAGTCCGACCACCTCGCCGCTGTCCACGGACAGAGACACGTCCTGGACCACCGTGCGGCCGTGATAGGTCTTGCGCAGCCCGACGGCGCGCAGGCTGCTGACATGCGCCGGCGCGGCGGGCGTGGTTTCGGGTGTTGCTTGCGTGATCATCTAAGAGGGAATGGGTGTGGGGCCGGGAAACGGCCGGGCCTGCCGCGTGGCGCGCGGCAGCCCCGGAAGAGGCGGGATCAACGTTGAACAGCGGAGCCGGACGTTCCGCCACCGCGGCGGTCGGCAGCCTGGCCGGTCGCGGACGGGGCGGCTGCGCCGGGACTCTTGCGGGCCGGTTCCTTCCCGGACTGCTGCTTCCGGCACTCCGCCACCGCGGCGTCGGTGCGCGCGCGCGGTTCCATCACGGAACGCACACGGCCGCCAGGCGCCGCCGATTCGGGCCCGCCCACGGCTTCGTAGGTGCCGGTTTTTTCGTTGTAGCGGACGCGTTGCCCGCGGATCGTATCGAAAGGCTTGCCGCAGATGAATCGCGTCACCACGGCCTGACCGATCAAATCGAAGGTGTCTTTGGTGCCGTCGTATTCGGCGCGGCGTCCGACGCCCTGGATCACTTCGAAGTTCTCGGGGCGCTCCTGGCGGACCGTCACCATTTTGCCGGGGTCGGCCAGCGCCGTTCCGTACTGGTTGCCCTGCGCGTCTTCATGCATTTGCAGCTCGTCGGAATGCAGCGTCATCAGGCCGCGCGTCATGATGACGTTGCCCGTGAATACACTGGTTTTCTTGACGTCGTCGTAGTGCAGCTGCTCGGACAGGATGACCGTGTTCGGTTCTTCTTCCGGGGTTTTCGCGCCGCCGGCTCTGGCGCCGCCATTCGGTTTCTGCCCGCCCGTGCCATTGGCGGCATCGGGCGCGGCCGGCGCGTTCGGCTTGGCGCCGGCGTCCTCGCTGGCGGCGCCCTGCGCATGCGCGCCCGCGGCGCCAAACGCGAGGACGGCGCCCATCAGCCAGGCCGAAAGCAGGCGTTTACGAAGTTCAGTCATGGTTGTTTTTCTGCAGGTTCGTGGGCGGGGGCTGGCGCCGGGGCGGCCTCGGGGCCGGCCGGCGATCTCGTGTTGCCTTGCGCGGCGCCGGAGGCCGGGCTGGCATTGTCCTTCTGTTGCGCCCGCCGCGTGTCGGCAGGCGCGATCTCCACGTTGGTGGAAGCGTAGACCTCGAGCTGGCGGGTCTTGTTGTTGTACTTCATGCCCTTGCCGTTCATGCGCGACTGGCCGCGCGTGACCAGGGCCGGCAAGTCCGTGGTGATCAGATCCTCGTCGGGCAGCAGCACCAGTTGTTCGCTGCGCACGTCCAGGGGCGGCGTATCCTGATCCGCCTGGCGGTGCATGTGCGCGTTCTTGTTCATGACGATGCGCTTGCCGCCTTCGTACATCGTCGCCGTATCCGAGGTCGCGACCGTGATGGGCGTATTCGGCCGCAGCCCGACCGCGCGCGGGTCGGTAACGACGTAAGAGTCGTCGTCAGGGTAATGCTCGCCGTAGACGCCTTCCAGGCGGTTGATCGGTTTGCCGTCCGCGTCCGTGCGGACCATGATGAAGTCGCGCGACCACGAATCCATTTCGTGGGTGAGGCGGCGCGGCGGATCCGTCGGCACGGCGCGCTGGGTATAGTCGGCAGCCCACCATGTTCCCACGACCAAAAGGACCAGCAGGAACAGGGCGATCAGCGACGGAAAGCGTTCTTTCATGGGAAGCGATGGCGGTTAGGCGCCGCGGTCGAGGCGGTCATTGGATCGCGCCGGGGCCCAGCAGGCCCGGCGAAGCGAGCAGCGTGCCCAGGCGCCCCTGGCTGGCAAGCAGGATGTCGCAGCATTCGCGGACCGCGCCCGCGCCGCCCGGCTGGGCGGACACCCAGTGCGCCCCCTGCGCGACGTAGGCCGGCGCGTGCGGCACGGTGGCTGCGAAGCCCGCACGCTGCATGGCCGGCAGATCGATGATGTCGTCTCCCATATAGCCGGTCTGCTCCAGCGTGACGCCGGCGCGTTGCGCCAGGGCCGTCAATGCGCCGCCCTTGTCGCGCACGCCCTGCATGACTTCGGCGATGCCCAGTTCGGCGGCGCGGCGGTCCACGATGGGGCCGGACCGGCCCGTTATCAGCGCCACTTTGATGCCGCCCTCGGCCAACAGGCGCAGCCCATGGCCGTCCAGCGCGTTGAAACGCTTGAGCACCTCGCCGTGCTCGCCGTAGTACAGGCTGCCGTCGGTCAGCACGCCGTCCACATCGAACACCATCAGACGCACCGCCGCCGCCCGTTCCTTCACGATGGGTTGCAGCCGCGCGAGAATGAGCGCTTCGGCCGGGTGCATCGCGGAGTGCGCGCTCGTCATCATGTTCATACCACCTTCGCCGCCATCAGATCATGCATGTGCAGGGCGCCGATCAAAATGCCCTCTTCGTCCAGGACCAGCATCTGGCTGACCCGCAGTTCGTCCATCTGCTGAGCCGCCACCACCGCCAGAACGTCCGGGGGCACGGCGTGCGGGGACCGCGTCATGCCGTCCGTGATCCTGAGACCGCGAATATCCCCGTGACGTTCAATCAGCCGCCGCAGATCGCCATCGGTGAAGATGCCCAGCGGGCGCCGCTGAGGATCGACGATGACGGTCATGCCCATGCCCTTGGCCGACATTTCCTCGAGCGCCCGGGACAGCGATGCATCGGCGCCCACCGTCGGCAGGGCGTCGCCCTTGCGCATGACGTCGCGCACGTGCGTGAGCAGGCGCCGGCCCAGCGTCCCGCCGGGATGGGACCGGGCGAAATCCTCCGGCCCGAAGCCGCGGGCCTCCAGGCAGGCGACGGCCAGTGCGTCGCCCAGCGCCAGCGCCGCGGTGGTGCTGGCCGTGGGCGCCAGATTCATCGGACAGGCTTCCTGGGCCACGCTGACGTCCAAATGGATATCCGCCTGGCGCGCCAGTTCGGATGCCGGGTTGCCCGTCATGGCGACCACCCGAGTGCCCATGCGGCGCGCCACGGGCAGGATGGTCAGCAATTCTTCGCCGGCGCCGGAGTACGAGATCGCGACCAGCACATCGTCGGGCGCGATCATGCCCAGGTCCCCATGCACGGCCTCGGCGGCGTGCAGGAAAAACGCGGGCGTGCCGGTGGACGCGAGCGTCGCGGCGATCTTGCGGGCGATGTGGCCGGTTTTGCCGATGCCGCTGACGACGACCCGCCCGCGGCAGTCCAGCAGCATCCGCACGACACCGGCGAAACTTTCGTCCAGGCGGGCCTGCAGGTCGTGCAAGGCTTGCGCTTCGATACGCAGCGTGCGCCGGGCGGAAGCCAGTGCCGCGTCCGGAGAAGTGTCGGGGAGTGCATTCATGGGCCGATTTTAATCGCAGCGCGGCAATTTGCCGGG
The sequence above is a segment of the Bordetella genomosp. 9 genome. Coding sequences within it:
- a CDS encoding KdsC family phosphatase, whose translation is MMTSAHSAMHPAEALILARLQPIVKERAAAVRLMVFDVDGVLTDGSLYYGEHGEVLKRFNALDGHGLRLLAEGGIKVALITGRSGPIVDRRAAELGIAEVMQGVRDKGGALTALAQRAGVTLEQTGYMGDDIIDLPAMQRAGFAATVPHAPAYVAQGAHWVSAQPGGAGAVRECCDILLASQGRLGTLLASPGLLGPGAIQ
- the lptA gene encoding lipopolysaccharide transport periplasmic protein LptA — protein: MTELRKRLLSAWLMGAVLAFGAAGAHAQGAASEDAGAKPNAPAAPDAANGTGGQKPNGGARAGGAKTPEEEPNTVILSEQLHYDDVKKTSVFTGNVIMTRGLMTLHSDELQMHEDAQGNQYGTALADPGKMVTVRQERPENFEVIQGVGRRAEYDGTKDTFDLIGQAVVTRFICGKPFDTIRGQRVRYNEKTGTYEAVGGPESAAPGGRVRSVMEPRARTDAAVAECRKQQSGKEPARKSPGAAAPSATGQAADRRGGGTSGSAVQR
- a CDS encoding KpsF/GutQ family sugar-phosphate isomerase; this encodes MNALPDTSPDAALASARRTLRIEAQALHDLQARLDESFAGVVRMLLDCRGRVVVSGIGKTGHIARKIAATLASTGTPAFFLHAAEAVHGDLGMIAPDDVLVAISYSGAGEELLTILPVARRMGTRVVAMTGNPASELARQADIHLDVSVAQEACPMNLAPTASTTAALALGDALAVACLEARGFGPEDFARSHPGGTLGRRLLTHVRDVMRKGDALPTVGADASLSRALEEMSAKGMGMTVIVDPQRRPLGIFTDGDLRRLIERHGDIRGLRITDGMTRSPHAVPPDVLAVVAAQQMDELRVSQMLVLDEEGILIGALHMHDLMAAKVV
- the lptC gene encoding LPS export ABC transporter periplasmic protein LptC produces the protein MKERFPSLIALFLLVLLVVGTWWAADYTQRAVPTDPPRRLTHEMDSWSRDFIMVRTDADGKPINRLEGVYGEHYPDDDSYVVTDPRAVGLRPNTPITVATSDTATMYEGGKRIVMNKNAHMHRQADQDTPPLDVRSEQLVLLPDEDLITTDLPALVTRGQSRMNGKGMKYNNKTRQLEVYASTNVEIAPADTRRAQQKDNASPASGAAQGNTRSPAGPEAAPAPAPAHEPAEKQP